GGGCTGCAGTGGAACTCTGCCTGGGTCCTGGATATGGTGATGAACAAATGGAATGTTTCCAAgttatttcagatgaattttcTGGGACTGATGTTGACTGATCACCCAGTATGATAGCAATTTGCTGATCCTTGACCACATATGGCGATCTTGGGGCCTGTCCATATCAGAgccatatgacttttttttttttttttttttttttgagacagagtcaccttgttacccttggtagagtgccatggcatcatagctcacagtaacctcaaactcttggtctcaagtaatcctcttgcctcagtttttcacttttggtagagatgggggtctcgctcttgttcaggctggtctcgagctcctaagctcaagaaatccacctgctttggtctctcagaatgctaggattacaggtgtgagccatcatacctggTTCCATATGACTTCTTGAATATGAATGGGAAATGAACTTAAAAAAGTATATTTGATTAAATTGTCTTTCCGAGTATATGACCATGTGATAACGAGGTATAATTAAAGAAGTTGTTAAAGTTTGGGAGCTATAGTCagtctcctttttattttattttttttggtgtagagacagagtctcactttatggccctcggtagagtgccgtggcctcacacagctcacagcaacctccaactcctgggcttaagcgattctcttgcctcagcctcccgagtagctgggactacaggcacccaccacaatgcccggctattttttggttgcagtttggccggggccgggtttgaacccgccaccctcagtatatggggccggcgccttaccgactgagccacaggcgctgccttcaGTCTCCTTTTTATAGTCTGGAAAACTGAAGTGTGGATCTATTTCCCCAAGCAAGAGACTATTTCTGAGTCTTAGTCTTGCTTCGTTGCCCAAGTAGAATATAGCATCATcatcgcaactcacagcaacctcaaatttctgggctcaagcgatccttctgccttagccttgcAAGTAGTTTGGACTATAGGTGTtaaccatgacacccagctaatttatctattttttaaatttaattttaatttttttttttttttttttgtagagacagggtctcacttttgctcaggctggactcacactcttgagctgaagctgtgctcccactttggtctcccagagagagtgctaggattacaggcatgagcactgtgcccagcttttttgttttttgttggtttgtttttttttttgcagtttttggtcggggccttttgaacccgccacctctagtatgtggggccggcgctcttctccttgagccacaggtgccgcccttttttttttttttttttgtagagacagagtctcactgtaccgccctcgggtagagtgccgtggcgtcacatggctcacagcaacctctaactcttgggcttacgtgattctcttgcctcagcctcccgagcagctgggactacaggcgcccgccacaaaggtGCCGCCCTTTTTGTTGGTTtgagacaaggcctcactctgttgctgaggctggagtACAGGTGGCACagttatagctcactgtagcctctagctcctgggctcaagtgatcttcctgcctcaccctcccaagtggcaagaactataggcacataccaccatgcctggctaatttttattttatgtagagatggagttttgttGTGTTgcccggctggtcttgaactcctgggctcaagtgatcctccacctcaacctcctaaaatgctggaatcacaggtgtgaaccaccaggTCCAGCCCCTTTTCAGAGTCTTTCCAGGACCTTAGAGATAATTCTTGTGCTCTGAGGTCCCAACTCTCAGGTTCTATGTGTTTTTCAGATTGATGCGTCATGCCTTACGTGGGAAGGACAGCAATTCCAGGGGAAAGCTGCCATTGTGGAGAAGTTGTCTGTAAGTAAGGGCCAGAGCTGGGGTGCAGGTATCTCCCCACCTCTTCTGGCTTTCGTTAGCCCACTCTTTCTCTTGCAGAGCCTTCCGTTCCAGAAAATCCAGCACAGCATCACGGCACAGGACCATCAGCCTACGCCAGATAGTTGCATCATCAGCATGGTGGTGGGCCAGCTTAAGGTAATATACTGTTGCCACCGTACTAGGGAGGAGTGGGCAGGCAGAGGAGAGCCCTGTGTCCCTCCTTCCCCGTAGATGTGCCCTGCTTATCAAGGAATACCCAGGCAAAGTGACTGTCTAAAACAGCATAGTTCAGTACCAGAGCCATTAGCCCCAtgtgtagtaatttttaaattgcattaattaaattaaataaaattaaaatttagttccTCAATTGTATTTGCCATATTTTGAGTGTTCATAGTCTTTCGTATGTGACTACCTAATAGACAGTTCATATATAGAATATTTCTGTTATTGCAGAAAGTTCTAATGGCACACACTAGTCTTGAGCCTTTTTGGAAAAGGGACAAGTAGTATAGGGCACCTCTGGGCTCCTGGGCTGTCCAGAAGTATGGTAGATGGGCCAGCTGGGTCCCATGCTGCCATTCCCTAAGCTAGCTGCTGGCTCCTCACCTCTGAGCAAAGCTAATTCCTGAAACTCCTGCTTTTCTTGGCATTTTCCCTTTCTCAAAAGACCTGTTGTCCTCAAACCCTTCCTGTGGCCCCTCACACCCTCGGGAGCTCTCCAAAGAACTTGTTATCCTCCACCACTAAAATCAGtgtctctgtttccaaaaaacCCTTTCTTTTCAAAGCAGGACTAATTGACTGCCCTTTGGCCAAGGGCCTTGCTCACCTGGACTTATGTCATGGCAGGGCTCACAAAAAGAGGCTCATTGTCTCTTCCTAGGGCTAGCTCGTACAGGGCTTCCTGAATCCAATATGGGTGTTGAAGGAGGGCACCCCAGTACTCTGTAGTGGACACAGAGGCACCTTCCTATGGGGCTAGACTTCTCAGTCAGTTTCTCCTGCCTGTCCAAGATGCTGCTGTGCCTGGAGCCTATGCCTGAATAGGCACAGAATTGAAGAGTTCTCTCCAGGGAGCTCAGTGCCCTAAGCCTTGCCCCCTTCCATTTGTCTTCAGGTTCTTCGTGGTGTTTCTGTCCAACTTAAGTTCTCAGATTAGTGATTTGCCCCCTTGCAGGTGATAATTCCCAAAAAACAGGTAATATTAGAGATAGTGCTGGTTAGCTGGGCCCCTGTTTCAACTAGGCCTCATCCTGGTTTTCTACTGTTTGGCTAGCggttcttgtctttcttttttcattgcaaATGTTATGTATTGCATGACAGGAAATAGATCACCTATGTTGATGCTGTATTTTTTCCCCCCGTAGAGCTGCAATCACATTGTGAACTTGGTTTGAGCATTTCTCACATATTTGGCCACAGTTTAGCCGTAGTTTCTCCTTCTTTGACTGAGAGGCATTACCAAACACTAAAATTGTTTACAGTTTTTCCATACTTTTAGTTGGTAAATACTGAGGGATtctctggcagcgcctgtggctcaaggagtagggcgccagtcccatatgccggaggtggcgggttcaaacccagccccggccaaaaaaaaaatactgagggattctttcaaaattttgatCACTTGTGCCCAGAGACATGTGCCTGGAGGCAGGTTTATTCTCTGCCTTGTTGCTAACTGGTGGATTGTTCTGCAGTTTTAAGTGCATACGGCACTGTGAGCCATATGTGTGCCAAATACATTGTTTCATACATTATATCAATTCACATTCACCAGTACTCTTTGGCTAAAATGGAATTTGAGCCCAGGACAGTAGGGTCTGATCCAAGTCCACATTCTTTGCCCTATTCTTCTACCACTGAACTCCCTTCCTGTTCCTTGGACCCCTTACTGagtcattttctctctcctcacaGGCTGATGAAGATCCCATCATGGGGTTCCACCAGATGTTCCTATTAAAGAACATCAATGATGCTTGGGTTTGCACCAATGACATGTTCAGGCTTGCCCTGCACAACTTCGGCTGACCTCCTCCTAGCCAGGCACTCATGctgtttcctcctccctcctcttcccaatACTATTCACACTCCTGCAGATGCTCCAAATATCATACACAAATGAGCAAGGCTGCGGTGGAAGTGAGTGCAGTGCGCTGCTGCCACCGAGGTGTTGTGCATGATGTTTGGATGCTAGACTAGTTGCATCTGACAGGAGAAGTTTGTGTTGTTACCAGCGCATGCCTTGGAAAGACTTAAGTAATGCAAAaggttgtccttttttttttaatctactgacAAGTTGCTCTAGTAACCCAAAGAAGTGAAGGAGAAAGCAGCTGCCTCACCGCCCAGATATTGATTTGTTCAGATGTTTCAATGCCTCATGATacaataaaaccacaaaaattttcttaacagtttaaattgttttaattagtTTACTAGTTGGCTGGGCATTAGTAACTACCCTGACCCATTGTTTGTCATGTCTTACCTCCCACTTCAGCCCCAACTCTGTAATACCTGTTGCAAGGAGAAACTGCTGAAGCAATACTCCCAGCTAGCTTCTCTCAGAAGCCCTGGAGGGCAGAGTTCCCTCCCCAACCCACCTGGTCTTGGGAAAGCAGACAGGGAGAGCTCAGGTCTGGCCTGAATCTTCTCTTGTATTGAAGCCTCTGCAGTTAGTTCTGATACCTTCATGACCTCTGTCCTGTATAGGTTCAGGGCTATAGTAGCAGGAGAGAAGACCTGGAATCCTATTAA
This region of Nycticebus coucang isolate mNycCou1 chromosome 2, mNycCou1.pri, whole genome shotgun sequence genomic DNA includes:
- the NUTF2 gene encoding nuclear transport factor 2, with the translated sequence MGDKPIWEQIGSSFIQHYYQLFDNDRTQLGAIYIDASCLTWEGQQFQGKAAIVEKLSSLPFQKIQHSITAQDHQPTPDSCIISMVVGQLKADEDPIMGFHQMFLLKNINDAWVCTNDMFRLALHNFG